Within the Coriobacteriia bacterium genome, the region ATCTCCGAGCTGTTCGGAGTGGACGCTTATTTCAAAATGAAAATCCCCTTTGGGGTCGGCGATGAAGCCTGCAGCCAGAAAGGCACCGCGCAAATACGCAATCGCACACCCGTCGTTCGGCACCAACGCGGGCAAGACGCCCCAGTAGGGATTCGCTCCGCCCATCATTCCCAGCTCATCGAGAACTTTTGTGAGTGCCGATTGAGCGGGAAAAGTTATCAGGTAATTGTTGGTCTTGTGAAGTACGTTCCTCCGAGGCGTGAACTCCGTTTTAAGACCGTACACATTATGGGCGAGCGTAATTATCTTTCGCGCGACCGGAGCATTTTCCGTCGCGACTTCCACGCGGTAATGCCCGCTTCTGCTCCCCCCGAGCGTACCTTCGAGATGCACGAGCGCGGCCAACTCGGCTTTGCAACACTCGCTCTTACTCTCGAGTATGCGCGCCAGCTCATCTCGCACCTCTGCGGTAAACGACATCTAAAGCACCTGCCTGAGAACAGCACACATCGCATCGAATCCGTGGCGTGTCGGATCTTCGAAATCGGTCACATCGAAGAAAAGGGGTTCGACACCCAGCTCGACCAGCGACGTGGCGGTCTCTCGGTGATCGGCGCACATTTCACCGTC harbors:
- the whiA gene encoding DNA-binding protein WhiA, with protein sequence MSFTAEVRDELARILESKSECCKAELAALVHLEGTLGGSRSGHYRVEVATENAPVARKIITLAHNVYGLKTEFTPRRNVLHKTNNYLITFPAQSALTKVLDELGMMGGANPYWGVLPALVPNDGCAIAYLRGAFLAAGFIADPKGDFHFEISVHSEQLGDDILALMQRFDIEPKIIPRRSGWTVYMKGTEPIIDFLALVGAHNALLRAEDVRVYKSVRNDVNRRVNAEVANQMKATDAALSQIESIRIIEEHVGLDSLPRALREFAELRLANPELSLRELGEAAKPPLSKSAVNHRVRRIEETAQSLSK